The Deinococcota bacterium genome segment CTGGCGACAACGTGGAGTTGGACGTGGAGCTGATCAAGCCCATCGCCATGGAAGAGGGGCTGCGCTTCGCCATTCGTGAGGGTGGCCGCACCGTGGGAGCAGGCGTCG includes the following:
- the tuf gene encoding elongation factor Tu (EF-Tu; promotes GTP-dependent binding of aminoacyl-tRNA to the A-site of ribosomes during protein biosynthesis; when the tRNA anticodon matches the mRNA codon, GTP hydrolysis results; the inactive EF-Tu-GDP leaves the ribosome and release of GDP is promoted by elongation factor Ts; many prokaryotes have two copies of the gene encoding EF-Tu), with amino-acid sequence GDNVELDVELIKPIAMEEGLRFAIREGGRTVGAGVVSAVTK